In a genomic window of Neisseria flavescens:
- a CDS encoding RNA-binding S4 domain-containing protein → MEATVYLEDNEYIALCDLLKLAGLAESGGQAKAFIAEGLVLRNGETETRKTAKIRGGEVIEFDGARLEIADGYDPEE, encoded by the coding sequence ATGGAAGCAACCGTCTATCTTGAAGACAACGAATACATCGCTTTATGCGACCTGTTAAAACTCGCCGGACTTGCCGAAAGCGGTGGACAGGCAAAAGCATTTATCGCCGAAGGGCTGGTGTTACGCAACGGCGAAACCGAAACCCGTAAAACCGCCAAAATACGCGGCGGCGAAGTGATTGAATTTGACGGCGCACGCTTGGAAATAGCCGATGGATACGATCCTGAAGAATAA
- a CDS encoding cytochrome c biogenesis protein ResB — protein sequence MRFAVALLSLLGVASIIGTVLQQNQPQVDYLVKFGPFWSQIFGFLGLYDVYASAWFVVIMMFLVISTGLCLIRNVPPFLREIRSFRENAKEKSLAAMRHSIVLDGQVTPEVAQRYLEVQGYGCKTVTREDGSVLVAAKKGAMNKWGYIFAHAALIVICLGGLIDSNILLKIGMLTGQVVPDNTAVYAKDFKPESVLGESNLSFRGNVNIAEGQSADVVFLNADNGMLVQDLPFSVKLKKFHIDFYDTGMPRDFASDLEVTDKATGKVSEHTIRVNHPLTLHGITVYQASFADGGSDLTFKAWNLADADRTPVKLKATSMREFPLDLGKTSYKLEFDQFTSMNVEDMSEPSEKEQNLKSALNDVRSVRQEGKKYTNIGPSIVYRIRDKAGQAVEYKNYMLPVKQDEDYFFITGTRSGLAQQYRWLRIPMDKNGQIDTFMALRQYLKDDAARRKTVANAVKGAPAEIREQFMAAAENTLSIFAKGGYLALDEFVTTNIPKEQQEKMQGYFYEMLYGVMNAALEDTISTYNLPAWPQDEKRNRFLLHAMDAYTGLTEYPAPMLLQLESFTEVRSSGLQMTRSPGAFLVYLGSVLLVLGTVFMFYIREKRAWLLFSDGRIRFAMSSSRNERDLQKEFPQHTRQLQQLAKDLNHE from the coding sequence ATGCGTTTTGCCGTCGCCCTGCTCAGCCTGTTGGGCGTGGCTTCGATTATCGGTACGGTCTTGCAGCAAAACCAGCCACAAGTCGATTATTTGGTGAAATTCGGCCCGTTTTGGTCGCAGATTTTTGGCTTTTTGGGTCTGTACGACGTGTACGCCTCGGCGTGGTTCGTTGTCATCATGATGTTTTTGGTGATTTCCACCGGATTGTGCCTGATTCGTAATGTTCCGCCGTTTTTGCGCGAGATTCGTTCGTTCCGTGAAAACGCGAAGGAAAAATCGCTGGCGGCAATGCGCCATTCCATTGTTTTAGACGGACAGGTGACGCCCGAAGTCGCGCAACGGTATTTGGAAGTGCAGGGCTACGGCTGCAAAACCGTTACGCGTGAAGACGGTTCGGTTTTGGTAGCGGCGAAAAAAGGCGCGATGAACAAATGGGGCTATATCTTTGCCCATGCCGCGCTGATTGTGATTTGTTTGGGCGGTTTGATAGACAGCAATATCCTGCTGAAAATCGGTATGCTCACCGGTCAAGTCGTGCCGGACAATACTGCGGTTTACGCCAAAGACTTTAAGCCAGAAAGCGTGTTGGGTGAATCCAACCTGTCGTTTAGGGGCAACGTCAATATTGCGGAAGGGCAGAGCGCGGACGTGGTGTTTCTGAATGCGGATAACGGCATGCTGGTGCAAGACCTGCCGTTTTCGGTCAAATTGAAGAAATTCCATATCGACTTTTACGATACCGGTATGCCGCGCGATTTTGCCAGCGACTTGGAAGTAACGGACAAGGCAACCGGCAAAGTCAGCGAACACACCATCCGCGTCAACCACCCTTTGACGTTGCACGGTATTACGGTTTATCAGGCAAGTTTTGCCGACGGCGGCTCGGACTTGACGTTTAAAGCGTGGAATCTGGCTGATGCCGACCGTACTCCGGTCAAGCTCAAAGCGACTTCCATGCGCGAGTTTCCGCTGGATTTGGGCAAGACCTCTTATAAACTGGAATTTGACCAGTTTACTTCGATGAACGTCGAAGACATGAGCGAGCCGTCTGAAAAAGAGCAAAACCTGAAATCCGCCCTCAACGATGTTCGCTCCGTCCGTCAAGAAGGCAAAAAATACACCAACATCGGCCCGTCTATCGTTTACCGCATCCGCGACAAAGCAGGGCAGGCGGTCGAATATAAAAACTATATGTTGCCGGTAAAACAAGATGAAGACTATTTCTTCATTACCGGCACACGCAGCGGCTTGGCACAGCAATACCGCTGGTTGCGCATTCCGATGGATAAAAACGGCCAAATCGACACCTTTATGGCTTTGCGCCAATATCTGAAAGACGATGCGGCACGCCGTAAAACCGTTGCCAATGCTGTTAAAGGTGCGCCTGCCGAAATCCGTGAACAATTCATGGCGGCGGCGGAAAACACTTTGTCGATTTTTGCCAAAGGCGGCTATTTGGCTTTGGACGAATTTGTTACCACCAACATTCCGAAAGAGCAGCAGGAAAAAATGCAGGGCTATTTCTATGAAATGCTCTATGGCGTGATGAATGCCGCTTTGGAAGATACGATCAGCACATACAATCTGCCGGCTTGGCCGCAAGATGAAAAACGCAACCGCTTCCTGCTGCACGCAATGGATGCTTACACCGGTCTGACCGAATATCCCGCGCCGATGCTGCTGCAACTGGAAAGTTTTACCGAAGTGCGCTCTTCCGGCCTGCAGATGACCCGCTCGCCGGGCGCATTCTTGGTGTATTTGGGTTCGGTATTGCTGGTGTTGGGTACGGTGTTTATGTTCTATATTCGTGAAAAACGTGCTTGGCTGCTGTTTTCAGACGGCCGTATCCGTTTTGCCATGTCTTCCAGCCGCAACGAACGCGACTTGCAGAAAGAATTTCCGCAACACACACGGCAATTGCAGCAGCTTGCCAAGGATTTGAACCATGAATAA
- the yihA gene encoding ribosome biogenesis GTP-binding protein YihA/YsxC, producing the protein MNLFQNAKFFTTVNHLKDLPDTPAEIAFVGRSNAGKSSAINTLTNHVRLAYVSKTPGRTQHINFFELENGNFMVDLPGYGYAQVPEAIRAHWVKLLGDYLQQRRQLIGLILIMDSRHPLKALDIQMLDFFHITGRPVHILLSKADKLSKNDQIKTLAAVKKSLKPYTERQKISVQLFSSLKKQGMDEVNQVVGSWFDAHREEIENLAGETPPE; encoded by the coding sequence ATGAACCTTTTTCAAAACGCCAAATTTTTTACAACGGTCAACCATCTGAAAGACCTGCCCGACACGCCGGCCGAGATTGCCTTTGTCGGCCGAAGCAATGCCGGCAAATCCAGTGCCATCAATACCTTAACCAATCATGTGCGCCTTGCCTATGTTTCCAAAACACCGGGCCGCACCCAACACATCAATTTCTTTGAACTGGAAAACGGCAATTTCATGGTCGACTTGCCCGGCTACGGCTACGCGCAAGTACCGGAAGCCATCCGTGCGCACTGGGTCAAACTCTTGGGCGACTACCTGCAACAACGTCGCCAATTGATCGGCCTGATTTTGATTATGGACTCGCGCCATCCGCTCAAGGCTTTAGACATTCAAATGCTGGACTTCTTCCACATTACCGGCCGCCCTGTGCATATCCTGCTGTCAAAAGCAGACAAGCTGTCTAAAAACGACCAGATTAAAACTTTGGCGGCGGTAAAAAAATCACTGAAACCCTACACCGAGCGCCAAAAAATCAGCGTTCAACTGTTTTCCAGCCTGAAAAAGCAAGGTATGGACGAAGTCAATCAAGTGGTCGGTTCATGGTTTGACGCGCATCGCGAAGAAATCGAGAATCTTGCGGGCGAAACACCACCTGAGTGA
- a CDS encoding restriction endonuclease: MGKQARLYMVRSTQGALYDVFFERGVAALAWPMLAEAAAKGFGREELTDIYRSAVPDVKLRTAQSGAAQMWRFVNELADGDAVLTYSPALRRYRVGRITGGAVHCPQWDDEKMSLVRPVEWLGEVCRDDLSVAAQRALGSVATLFAVSEACAAEIFERVGFQTA; encoded by the coding sequence ATGGGAAAACAAGCCAGACTTTATATGGTTCGCAGCACACAAGGTGCGCTTTATGACGTATTTTTCGAGCGCGGTGTGGCGGCGCTGGCTTGGCCCATGCTGGCAGAAGCGGCGGCAAAGGGTTTTGGCCGTGAGGAACTGACGGATATTTACCGTTCGGCCGTGCCGGATGTAAAGTTGAGAACGGCGCAATCGGGCGCGGCTCAAATGTGGCGGTTTGTCAACGAATTGGCTGATGGAGATGCCGTACTGACCTACTCGCCTGCCTTGCGCCGTTATCGGGTCGGCAGGATTACGGGCGGCGCTGTGCATTGTCCGCAATGGGACGATGAAAAAATGTCGCTGGTGCGGCCGGTTGAGTGGCTGGGCGAAGTGTGCCGCGATGATTTGAGCGTGGCAGCACAACGGGCTTTGGGCAGCGTGGCAACTTTGTTTGCGGTGTCGGAAGCGTGTGCGGCAGAAATTTTTGAACGCGTGGGTTTTCAGACGGCCTAA
- the dnaE gene encoding DNA polymerase III subunit alpha, whose protein sequence is MTEPTYIPLRLHTEFSITDGMVRIKKLIAKAQEYGLPALGISDLMNEFGLVKFYKTCRGAGIKPIGAADVWIGNPNAPDKPFRAMLIIRNDAGYLRLSELLTAAYVGKDRNVHHAELNPEWLENGDNSGLICLSGAHYGEVGMNLLNGNEDAARAAALKYAAWFPDAFYLELQRLPERPEWEACVSGSVKLAEELGLPVVATHPTQFMSRDDFNAHEARVCIAGGWVLTDKKRPCDFTPGQFFIPPETMAERFADLPEALENTVEIAKRCNLHITLGKNFLPLFPTPDGLSLDDYLIKLSNEGLQERMVQLYPDEAERAVKMPEYQKRLDFELNIIIQMKFPGYFLIVQDFINWAKTHGCPVGPGRGSGAGSLVAYSLKITDLDPLKYALLFERFLNPERVSMPDFDVDFCQSNRGRVIEYVREKYGAEAVSQIVTFGTMSSKAVIRDVGRVLELPFMLCDKLSKLIPLEANKPLGLDDAMKAEPQIQELIEAEEADELITLAKKLEDLTRGLGMHAGGVLIAPGKISDYSPVYQADESASPVSMYDKGDVEDVGLVKFDFLGLRNLTIIEMAQDNIKNTTGDIIDVGKIPLDDQAAYQIFRDANTTAVFQFESTGMKKMLKTAHTTKFEELIAFVSLYRPGPMDNIPDFVARMKGQEFQYIHPLLEGILAPTYGIMVYQEQVMQAAQIIGGYSLGGADLLRRAMGKKKPEEMVKHREIFAEGAAKQGISREKSDEIFNYMEKFAGYGFNKSHAAAYALISYQTAWLKAHYPAEFMAATMSSELDNTDQLKHFYDDCRANGIEFLPPDINESDYCFTPYPNMKIRYALGAIKGTGEAAVESITAARQSGGKFTGLLDFCERVGKEHMNRRTLEALIRGGAFDSIEPNRAMLLANIDLAMNNADQKAANANQGGLFDMMEDAIEPVRLVDTPMWSESEKLAEEKTVIGFYLSGHPFGPYAQEVRQIAPTKLGRLKPQDSVRLAGFVTAVRTMMGKRGKIAFVSLEDLSGQIEIMVSGHTLENCADYLKSDQVLIIESKVSRDDYGGGDGLRIIANQVMTLQMARERYARSLSLALAPGHDIERLATILTTHRLPDTSHIPLQLSYSNGKASGKLKIAPKWMVTPSTALFDELETLLGSRAVRVNW, encoded by the coding sequence ATGACCGAGCCGACCTACATCCCCCTGCGCCTGCATACCGAGTTTTCGATTACCGACGGTATGGTGCGGATTAAAAAACTGATTGCCAAAGCGCAGGAATACGGTTTGCCTGCTTTGGGCATCAGCGATTTGATGAACGAATTCGGTTTGGTGAAATTCTATAAAACCTGCCGCGGCGCAGGGATTAAACCCATCGGCGCGGCGGACGTATGGATAGGCAATCCGAATGCGCCCGACAAGCCGTTTCGCGCCATGCTGATTATCCGCAACGATGCGGGCTATCTGCGCTTGAGCGAGCTTCTGACGGCGGCTTATGTCGGCAAAGACCGCAATGTCCATCATGCGGAACTCAATCCCGAATGGCTGGAAAACGGCGACAACAGTGGCTTGATTTGTTTGAGCGGCGCGCATTACGGCGAAGTGGGCATGAATCTGTTGAACGGCAACGAAGACGCGGCGCGGGCGGCGGCGTTGAAATATGCGGCGTGGTTTCCCGATGCGTTTTATCTGGAGTTGCAACGCCTGCCCGAGCGTCCCGAATGGGAGGCTTGCGTTTCGGGCAGCGTGAAACTGGCGGAAGAATTGGGCTTACCGGTAGTGGCGACGCATCCGACGCAGTTTATGAGCCGCGACGATTTCAACGCGCACGAGGCGAGGGTGTGCATCGCGGGCGGCTGGGTATTGACGGACAAAAAACGTCCGTGCGATTTCACGCCGGGCCAGTTTTTCATTCCGCCGGAAACGATGGCCGAACGTTTCGCCGATTTACCCGAGGCCTTGGAAAACACGGTAGAAATTGCCAAACGCTGCAACCTGCACATCACATTGGGCAAAAACTTCCTGCCGCTCTTCCCCACGCCGGACGGTTTATCACTCGATGACTATCTCATCAAACTCTCCAATGAGGGCTTGCAGGAACGCATGGTTCAGCTTTATCCCGACGAGGCGGAGCGTGCGGTAAAAATGCCGGAATATCAAAAACGGCTGGATTTTGAGTTAAACATCATCATCCAGATGAAATTCCCCGGCTATTTCCTTATCGTACAAGACTTTATCAACTGGGCGAAAACGCACGGCTGTCCGGTGGGGCCGGGGCGCGGTTCGGGCGCGGGCTCGCTGGTGGCGTATTCGCTGAAGATTACCGACCTTGATCCGCTCAAATACGCGCTGCTGTTCGAGCGTTTCCTAAACCCCGAACGCGTTTCTATGCCCGACTTCGACGTGGACTTTTGCCAATCCAACCGGGGGCGCGTGATTGAGTATGTGCGCGAGAAATACGGCGCGGAGGCGGTCAGCCAGATTGTTACCTTCGGCACGATGTCGTCCAAAGCGGTCATCCGCGACGTGGGGCGTGTGCTGGAACTGCCGTTTATGCTGTGCGACAAACTGTCCAAGCTGATTCCGTTGGAAGCCAACAAACCTTTGGGTTTGGACGACGCGATGAAGGCGGAGCCGCAGATTCAGGAATTAATCGAAGCGGAAGAAGCGGACGAACTGATTACGCTGGCGAAAAAGCTGGAAGACCTGACGCGCGGTTTGGGTATGCACGCAGGCGGCGTGTTGATTGCGCCGGGCAAGATTTCCGATTACAGCCCCGTGTATCAGGCGGACGAATCCGCCTCGCCCGTATCCATGTACGACAAGGGCGACGTGGAAGACGTGGGTTTGGTGAAATTCGACTTTTTGGGCCTACGCAACCTGACCATTATCGAAATGGCGCAGGACAACATCAAAAACACCACCGGCGACATCATCGATGTCGGCAAAATTCCTCTCGACGACCAGGCCGCCTATCAAATCTTCCGCGATGCGAACACCACCGCCGTCTTCCAGTTCGAGTCGACCGGCATGAAAAAAATGCTGAAAACGGCGCACACCACCAAGTTTGAAGAACTGATTGCCTTCGTATCGCTCTACCGCCCAGGCCCGATGGACAACATCCCCGACTTCGTCGCGCGTATGAAGGGTCAGGAATTCCAATACATCCACCCGCTGCTGGAAGGCATCCTCGCGCCGACCTACGGGATTATGGTGTATCAGGAACAAGTGATGCAGGCGGCGCAGATTATCGGCGGTTACTCGCTCGGCGGCGCAGACTTGTTGCGCCGCGCCATGGGTAAGAAAAAACCCGAAGAAATGGTGAAACACCGAGAAATCTTCGCCGAAGGTGCGGCAAAACAAGGTATTTCTCGCGAAAAATCCGACGAAATCTTCAACTACATGGAAAAATTCGCCGGCTACGGTTTCAACAAATCCCACGCCGCCGCCTACGCCCTGATTTCCTATCAGACCGCATGGCTCAAAGCCCATTATCCCGCCGAATTTATGGCGGCAACCATGTCGTCTGAATTGGACAACACCGACCAGCTCAAACATTTCTATGACGACTGCCGCGCCAACGGCATCGAGTTCCTGCCGCCCGACATCAACGAATCCGACTACTGCTTCACGCCGTATCCGAACATGAAAATCCGCTACGCACTCGGTGCGATTAAAGGCACGGGCGAAGCCGCCGTCGAATCCATCACCGCCGCGCGGCAAAGCGGCGGCAAGTTTACGGGCCTCTTGGACTTCTGCGAGCGCGTCGGCAAAGAACACATGAACCGCCGCACCCTCGAAGCCCTGATACGCGGCGGCGCGTTCGACAGCATCGAACCCAACCGCGCCATGCTCTTGGCGAACATCGACCTAGCCATGAACAACGCCGACCAAAAAGCAGCCAACGCCAATCAGGGCGGACTTTTCGACATGATGGAAGACGCTATCGAACCGGTGCGGCTCGTCGACACGCCCATGTGGAGCGAGTCGGAAAAACTCGCCGAAGAAAAAACTGTCATCGGCTTCTACCTCTCCGGCCATCCGTTCGGCCCGTATGCCCAAGAAGTCCGCCAAATCGCCCCGACCAAATTAGGCCGTCTGAAACCGCAAGACAGCGTGCGCCTCGCCGGATTCGTGACCGCCGTGCGCACCATGATGGGCAAACGCGGCAAAATCGCTTTCGTCAGCCTCGAAGATTTGAGCGGACAGATTGAAATCATGGTCAGCGGCCACACACTGGAAAACTGTGCCGACTACCTCAAATCCGACCAAGTGCTGATTATCGAATCCAAAGTCAGCCGCGACGACTACGGCGGTGGCGACGGACTGCGCATCATAGCAAACCAAGTCATGACTCTGCAAATGGCGCGCGAACGCTACGCCCGCAGCCTCAGCCTCGCCCTCGCACCTGGCCACGACATCGAACGCCTCGCTACCATCCTCACTACCCACCGCCTGCCCGACACGTCGCACATCCCACTGCAACTGTCGTACAGCAACGGCAAAGCATCAGGCAAATTGAAAATTGCGCCAAAATGGATGGTAACGCCAAGCACTGCCTTGTTTGACGAACTGGAAACATTGCTCGGCAGCAGGGCTGTTCGTGTGAATTGGTAA
- a CDS encoding SUKH-3 domain-containing protein, whose product MTKINLSRRVMDVLHQSGYKNEYFISDFEYFEILEKYEKFGFNLPDSVKEVLRVFGGRKIIYDNDSIPSRDASYEMDFSLNSVLGKLKKKDYLMERIKYYKQILNVKHLIPISVMPSGPMEFLVNEKSHIYGILDNLILFYEGNTIWESLEKVLDGDDVILSS is encoded by the coding sequence ATGACCAAAATTAATCTATCTAGAAGAGTTATGGATGTATTGCATCAGTCAGGTTATAAGAATGAATATTTTATTTCTGATTTTGAGTATTTTGAAATATTAGAAAAGTATGAAAAGTTTGGATTTAACCTTCCGGATTCCGTTAAAGAAGTTTTAAGAGTTTTTGGAGGTAGAAAAATAATATATGACAATGATTCTATACCAAGTAGGGATGCCAGCTATGAAATGGATTTTTCCTTAAATTCTGTTTTAGGAAAACTGAAAAAAAAAGATTATTTAATGGAAAGAATAAAATATTATAAACAGATATTAAATGTTAAACATTTAATTCCTATCTCAGTAATGCCATCTGGTCCTATGGAATTTTTAGTTAATGAAAAAAGCCATATTTACGGGATATTGGACAATCTCATCCTTTTTTACGAAGGCAATACCATATGGGAAAGTTTAGAAAAGGTATTAGATGGAGATGATGTAATTTTAAGTAGTTAG
- a CDS encoding RHS repeat-associated core domain-containing protein, whose amino-acid sequence MGRLKSQRTVRSGTQTHHGKQNPLAGGAVNRRYAYDKAGNLIQSADQRSGVLHYVYDKIGRILEARNSQSGRSETFAFDPAHNILSDKTAEGKGKGSNISSGNRLKEYNGIEYTYDALGNLIYRQLPNGENQYYRYDLENQLVRAEIKKPAGNTEIWEYAYDPFGRRLSKERQDKLAWTSTDPKRTHFVWDGTRLLQEYTYKGSYTYLYTDQDSYEPLAQVFHNNRDEAQYLAYFHNDQIGIPREMTDIRGNLLWYGEYTAWGRLKKDGRVYQHAHQPFRLQNQYYDRETGLHYNYFRYYEPETGRFISQDPIGLLGEDNLYWFGPNTAIWVDLFGLLKSAKVHAKQYARQISKTEPVSKHPTTVAVVIDKKTGRIFYGESGKLNDVVHPELKKALPKTSMEKWSTTNCAEVNALNKALKARPSAKMGDFEVAAANVRTGKRRKPCKNCSVTVRKCH is encoded by the coding sequence ATGGGTCGTCTGAAAAGCCAGCGTACCGTCCGCAGCGGCACACAAACGCATCACGGCAAACAAAACCCGTTGGCCGGCGGCGCCGTCAACCGCCGCTACGCCTACGACAAAGCCGGCAACCTGATCCAAAGCGCCGACCAAAGAAGCGGCGTCCTCCATTACGTTTACGACAAAATCGGACGCATTCTAGAAGCCCGCAACAGCCAAAGCGGCCGCAGCGAAACCTTCGCCTTCGACCCCGCCCACAACATCCTTTCCGACAAAACAGCCGAAGGGAAGGGCAAAGGCAGTAACATTAGCAGCGGCAACCGCCTCAAAGAATACAACGGCATCGAATACACCTACGACGCATTGGGCAACCTGATCTACCGCCAGCTGCCCAACGGCGAAAACCAATATTACCGATACGATTTAGAAAACCAACTCGTCCGCGCCGAAATCAAAAAGCCCGCCGGTAATACCGAGATTTGGGAATATGCCTACGACCCGTTCGGAAGACGCCTTTCCAAAGAACGCCAAGACAAACTCGCCTGGACGAGCACCGACCCCAAACGCACCCACTTCGTCTGGGACGGAACACGATTACTTCAGGAGTACACCTACAAAGGCAGCTACACCTATCTCTACACCGACCAAGACAGCTACGAACCCTTAGCCCAAGTCTTCCATAACAACCGAGACGAAGCACAATACCTTGCCTATTTCCACAACGACCAAATCGGCATACCGCGCGAGATGACCGACATCCGCGGCAATCTCTTATGGTACGGCGAATACACCGCCTGGGGCCGTCTGAAAAAGGACGGGCGTGTCTATCAGCACGCGCATCAGCCGTTCAGACTGCAAAACCAGTATTACGATAGGGAAACCGGGCTGCACTATAACTATTTCCGCTATTACGAACCTGAAACCGGTAGGTTTATCAGTCAGGACCCGATTGGGCTTTTAGGGGAAGATAATCTCTACTGGTTTGGACCAAATACCGCTATATGGGTTGATTTATTTGGGCTATTAAAGTCTGCTAAAGTCCATGCCAAACAATATGCAAGACAAATAAGCAAAACAGAGCCTGTAAGTAAACATCCGACAACAGTGGCAGTTGTTATAGATAAAAAAACAGGAAGAATTTTTTATGGAGAGAGTGGAAAACTTAATGATGTTGTACATCCAGAGTTAAAAAAAGCATTACCTAAAACTAGTATGGAAAAATGGTCTACTACTAATTGTGCTGAAGTTAATGCTTTAAATAAAGCACTAAAAGCAAGACCAAGCGCCAAGATGGGAGATTTTGAGGTTGCCGCTGCTAATGTTAGGACAGGAAAGCGTAGAAAACCATGTAAAAATTGCTCTGTTACAGTAAGAAAATGTCATTAG
- a CDS encoding c-type cytochrome, which produces MKRLTLLALVLAAGAVSAAPKADAEKGKQVATTICAACHAADGNSGIATYPKLAGQAAAYIYGQTMAIKDGTRAHGAAGVMKPMVMNLSEQDIRDAAAYYAKQQGKPGEANPKENPELGAKIYRGGLSAKKLPACMSCHGPSGAGIPGGGTEIQAYPRLGGQHKAYVVEQMKAYQSGQRKNAIMADIANRLSEEELNAVANFIQGLH; this is translated from the coding sequence ATGAAACGATTGACTTTATTGGCCTTGGTATTGGCTGCCGGTGCGGTTTCCGCTGCCCCTAAAGCAGATGCTGAAAAAGGCAAACAGGTAGCGACTACTATCTGTGCGGCGTGTCACGCAGCCGATGGTAACAGCGGTATCGCAACTTATCCTAAGCTGGCAGGTCAGGCTGCGGCCTACATCTACGGTCAAACCATGGCCATCAAAGACGGTACCCGTGCCCACGGTGCTGCCGGCGTGATGAAACCGATGGTGATGAACTTGTCCGAACAAGACATCCGCGACGCTGCCGCCTACTATGCCAAACAACAAGGCAAACCGGGCGAAGCCAATCCTAAAGAAAACCCAGAGCTGGGCGCGAAAATCTATCGTGGCGGCCTGAGCGCTAAAAAACTGCCGGCATGTATGTCTTGCCACGGTCCTAGCGGCGCAGGTATCCCTGGCGGCGGTACTGAAATCCAAGCCTATCCTCGTCTGGGCGGCCAACACAAAGCTTACGTTGTCGAGCAAATGAAAGCTTACCAATCCGGCCAACGCAAAAACGCCATCATGGCCGATATTGCCAACCGCCTGAGCGAAGAAGAGTTGAACGCAGTAGCCAACTTCATCCAAGGTTTGCACTAA
- a CDS encoding Imm26 family immunity protein yields the protein MKIFNWEKNKTLYRYLKNGDLFCFKIADKLFGYGRIIAKNKLGATVGIFDLFTSSPVELFDYKNAGNYPILFKTVLDCHTLFESKLESDWRVIAQDPNYQDPTPSEITSINPALGVAHNADFSIAQKIDEKEGKQRILERIELRETPRSHYHILSLLIRYKPEIFNLPIESFAEFGDFISDEFQKIHHRNLKA from the coding sequence ATGAAAATATTTAATTGGGAAAAAAACAAAACTTTATATAGGTATCTTAAGAATGGTGATTTATTTTGTTTTAAAATAGCTGATAAATTATTCGGTTACGGTAGAATAATCGCTAAAAATAAGCTTGGTGCCACTGTAGGGATTTTTGATTTGTTTACTTCAAGCCCAGTTGAGCTATTTGATTATAAAAATGCTGGGAATTACCCAATTCTATTCAAAACCGTTTTAGACTGTCATACCTTATTTGAATCAAAGCTAGAGTCAGACTGGCGGGTAATTGCTCAAGATCCCAATTACCAAGATCCAACCCCAAGTGAAATTACTTCCATTAATCCTGCTTTAGGAGTAGCTCACAATGCGGATTTTTCTATTGCACAAAAAATAGATGAAAAGGAAGGTAAACAAAGAATACTCGAAAGAATTGAATTACGTGAAACACCAAGAAGTCATTATCATATCCTAAGTCTGCTTATTCGTTATAAACCAGAAATCTTTAATTTACCTATTGAATCATTTGCAGAATTTGGAGATTTTATTTCGGATGAATTTCAAAAAATTCACCACCGGAATTTAAAAGCGTAA